TTTTGAAGGCGTGTAGAGTGCTTCCTGGATTTGAGAATAAAAAAGCTCAGCAATGCGCTTTGTAATAGCTAGGTTCTCTTCAAAGAGTACACACCGTCTTTTGGGTTTTCCCGCTTTCTGGGCAAGTTCTTTTTGTGCATCAATAATCTCTTGAATATTTTGATGAGCAAATTCAAGAGCTTTTACAAATTCTTCTTCGGCAATTTCACGTGCACTTCCTTCGATCATCAAAGGATAATGTTCATTTCCCACATAAACAAGATCAATATCACTAATTTCCCTTTCCCTATGAGTAGGATTGATTATCCAGCGCCCATCTATCTGTCCAACCCTCACCGCTCCAACCGGTCCGTTAAAGGGTATGTCAGAGACCATCAGAGCTGCAGATGCTCCATTAATAGCCATCACGTCAGGATCATTTTGACCGTCAGCGGAAAGCAAGGTCCCCAGAACCTGGGTTTCATAGAAATACCCTTTAGGGAAAAGGGGACGCAAGGGTCTATCAATCATTCTTGAGGTAAGAATTTCTTTATCGGTAGGTCTGCCTTCCTTTCTAAAGTACCCACCTGGAAATCTTCCTGCTGCTGCAGCCTTTTCCCTGTATTCAACTTGGAGGGGCAAAAAATCCTGATCCTCTTTTAACTCCGTTACAGAAACCACGGTCACTAGAACAGCTGTTTCTCCATACGATACGGTCACTGATCCATCAGCAATTTTTGCCAGTTTTCCTGTTTCAAAGACTAAAGTCTGATCTCCAAATTTCCTTGTTGTATATTCTGGCATAATCTTTTTTTTCCTTCGATATTCAGTCGAAAGAAATCTTTATAAAAAAAAGGCTCTTTTTATATTTTTCGAAGATTCTTATTTTCGAAGAGAAAGTCGGTTAAGCATTTCTCGATATTTTTCAGGCTCTGTACGATTCAAATATTCCAGAAGCTTTCTTCTCCTGTTAACCATACGTAAAAGCCCTCTTCTTGAGCTATGATCCTTTCGATTATTTTGAAGGTGCGTGGTAAGCCGCTTTATTTTTTGAGTAAGCAAGGCGATTTGAACAACAGCAGAGCCGGTATCTTTCTCGTGAAGCCTAAACGATTCAATTAACTTTTTTTTGTCAGTTTCTACTTCCATAGGTATTCGTCAATATTGATATATATTCAGAAGGGATAAAGAGGCAATCATCTCTTTTCATTTTTTTCATCAAGCCTTCAAACTTGAAGTATGAGAGTCACATTGTCAATGAAAAAGAATTTTTTCGATTTTGAAGGGACTTTATGATTAAATGAGGTTTCATTGATTTAAAAACCTTAATCTTTTCCCACCATACGGCTATGAATAGCTTATTACAAGACACAATCGAAAAAGCCTTTAGAGAGCAAAAGCTTCTTGAAACTACCTTTCATAACCTTGAAGAATTTCTCTCTTTAAAAGACCTATCCGCTGTTGAAAGAGAATCTCTCAATGAACTTGTCCAGAACCAAAATTGGGAAGAACTCAACGAAAGGTTCTATAAAAGGCTTTCTTTTGGCACTGGGGGCATTCGGGGTAGAACTATGGGCAGGGTCATAACGAAAGCCGAACGCGGTAGTGCCAGCTTAGATGGTTCTCCTCAATATCCAGCCATCGGCTTTAACTGCATGAATGATCGAAACGTGCGCAGCGCAGCACTAGGGTTTGCAAGATATCTTCAAAGAGTATTCCCTGGAGAAGCCTTAAAAATAGTGATTTCTCACGACTCAAGGCATTTTTCCCGCTATTTTTCCGAGCTCTGTGGCCATACGCTTGAAAAAACAAAAGTAAAAGCTTTTCTTTTTCCTTCCCAAAGATCCACTCCACAGCTCTCTTTTACAGTCAGATGGCTCAAAGCTCATGGAGGAATTATGATTACGGCCAGTCATAATCCTCCCTATGATAATGGTTTTAAAGCCTACTTTAGGGATGGCTGCCAGCTTATCGAACCCCATGCTTCAGAAGTCATAAAAGAGGTGGAAGCTATCGAATCCAGAGCTGACTATCTCCTTCAAGATGGAGAAGGTAGTCCTATTATTCTTGGACCCGAAGCCGATAGTGCTTATATAGATGCAGTTGAAACCATTATTCTTGAACCCCAAGCCCTTGCGACAGCTCAAGAAAAACTAAAGATTGTATATAGCCCTCTTCACGGGACGGGGATAGAAATTATCCCAAAACTGTTAGACCGGCATAAAATTCGCTATCTTTTAGTTCCTAGTCAAATAATCCCTGACGGCAACTTCCCTACAGTAAAGTCTCCTAATCCAGAAGATCCTGCTGCTCTTTCTCTTGCCATCAATCTAGCTTTGGAACAAAAAGCAGATATCGTCATTGCTACGGATCCTGATGGAGACCGGATGGGAGCAGCGGTAAAGAACAAGCAGGGAGAGTTTGTCCTGCTAACAGGAAACCAGATATTTTCTCTTTTTGCCTACTACAGGACTTCCCGGTTATTTGAACAAGGTATTCTAAACGCCCAAAATGCTCATCGAGCAGTCTTGATTAAATCATTGGTTACAACCGATCTGATTAAAAAAATTGCCGAACATTACCATGTGCAGTGCGTCGAAACTCTTACAGGTTTTAAATATATTGGAGCAAAGCTATTAAAATACGAACTCCAATCCGGGCTTGAGGATTATGATAACCATCCCTTTAATGAAAGAAGAGCGGTTCAGCTCCAAAAGGGAAAGTATTTTATCTGCGGAGGAGAAGAAAGTTATGGC
The DNA window shown above is from Methylacidiphilum caldifontis and carries:
- a CDS encoding phospho-sugar mutase gives rise to the protein MNSLLQDTIEKAFREQKLLETTFHNLEEFLSLKDLSAVERESLNELVQNQNWEELNERFYKRLSFGTGGIRGRTMGRVITKAERGSASLDGSPQYPAIGFNCMNDRNVRSAALGFARYLQRVFPGEALKIVISHDSRHFSRYFSELCGHTLEKTKVKAFLFPSQRSTPQLSFTVRWLKAHGGIMITASHNPPYDNGFKAYFRDGCQLIEPHASEVIKEVEAIESRADYLLQDGEGSPIILGPEADSAYIDAVETIILEPQALATAQEKLKIVYSPLHGTGIEIIPKLLDRHKIRYLLVPSQIIPDGNFPTVKSPNPEDPAALSLAINLALEQKADIVIATDPDGDRMGAAVKNKQGEFVLLTGNQIFSLFAYYRTSRLFEQGILNAQNAHRAVLIKSLVTTDLIKKIAEHYHVQCVETLTGFKYIGAKLLKYELQSGLEDYDNHPFNERRAVQLQKGKYFICGGEESYGTSCGDYVRDKDANSATLELVEVAGWAARHSMTLLDYLDSIYTTFGYFAEKLGTMTFEGPEGSNLIVQILKSYRENPPGEFLGNKRVGFDDFGLADHYDIEGDLIPKEIMLRFIFENNNKLIIRGSGTEPKIKFYLSTHSPIENGLEKTKDNATHFLNRWWEIIQQDVKRRINR
- the rpsO gene encoding 30S ribosomal protein S15; this translates as MEVETDKKKLIESFRLHEKDTGSAVVQIALLTQKIKRLTTHLQNNRKDHSSRRGLLRMVNRRRKLLEYLNRTEPEKYREMLNRLSLRK